Proteins encoded in a region of the Bicyclus anynana chromosome 9, ilBicAnyn1.1, whole genome shotgun sequence genome:
- the LOC112043909 gene encoding zinc finger protein OZF isoform X3 — protein MSTKKRQRKPRPEDYSNVCRICLFADHDMISLMTSFGTNIVADVFYSITGVQVLREETLPLSVCIRCHDKLMDFYKFKVKCLESDTILRGKVGDVVRKVKSIRIARINQTYNVVKSRDTDDDDGDEEPEYPPKLSKRALQHLEQDLYLSDDSDNKAPKKLLVQKQYHCISCPKKFKQLQTLRIHSLLCGGSTTMIKCTICPQKFESEYDLKLHSAIHVKGKEWKCIECEKEFTDRPRFRRHIRRHMEMMRRFPCQVCGKSFTENSALQRHARVHTGESKEKSLQCKLCDKKCSDRNQMTEHLARHTGARPLKCNDCDKKFPSMRLLASHRRVHNDYMPYECGFCDKRFREKSTRDTHHRTHTGERPYVCSVCGKSFIQSSNLKLHMRTHTGESHYGKSHTLVACATGNSRRAPHSPATRVCTPGRNPTAAPSAGKGSLEQISRLTSGSTPASDPTPAAPAPSSS, from the exons ATGTCTACAAAAAAACGCCAAAGGAAGCCCAGACCTGAAGATTATAGTAATGTTTGTCGAATTTGCTTATTTGCTGATCACGACATGATATCCCTGATGACCAGCTTTGGGACTAACATAGTAGCAGACGTCTTTTATTCTATCACAGGTGTCCAG gtGCTCCGAGAAGAAACACTCCCACTGTCTGTATGTATACGCTGCCATGACAAGCTTATGGATTTCTATAAATTTAAAGTGAAATGTTTAGAATCTGACACAATTCTACGAGGTAAAGTAGGCGATGTTGTTAGAAAAGTTAAAAG TATAAGAATAGCCAGAATAAATCAAACATATAATGTTGTGAAATCACgtgatactgatgatgatgatggagacgAAGAACCTGAGTATCCACCTAAACTTTCAAAACGAG CCCTGCAACATTTAGAACAAGATTTATATTTATCAGATGATTCAGATAACAAAGCGCCTAAAAAATTATTAGTACAGAAACAATATCATTGCATCTCCTGCCCAAAG aaattcaaaCAATTACAGACATTGAGAATACATTCTTTATTATGCGGTGGTAGTACAACAATGATCAAGTGTACTATATGCCCACAAAAGTTTGAATCAGAATATGACCTGAAGTTACATTCTGCAATACATGTGAAAGGAAAGGAATGGAAATGTATTGAATGCGAAAAGGAATTTacag ATCGGCCACGCTTCCGCCGCCACATCCGGCGGCACATGGAGATGATGCGGCGCTTCCCGTGCCAGGTGTGCGGCAAGTCGTTCACGGAGAACAGCGCGCTGCAGCGACACGCGCGCGTGCACACCGGCGAGAGCAAGGAGAAGAGTCTCCAGTGCAAGCTGTGCGACAAGAA ATGCAGTGACAGAAATCAGATGACCGAGCACCTTGCACGGCACACCGGCGCCCGTCCGCTCAAGTGTAACGATTGCGACAAGAAGTTCCCGTCGATGCGTCTGCTGGCGTCCCACAGGCGCGTGCACAACGATTACATGCCATACGAGTGCGGGTTCTGCGACAAGCG GTTCCGCGAGAAGTCGACGCGCGACACGCACCACCGCACTCACACAGGCGAGCGCCCCTACGTGTGCTCGGTGTGCGGGAAGTCCTTCATCCAGAGCTCCAACCTCAAGCTCCACATGCgcactcacactggtgaaagcCACTAC GGGAAAAGCCATACTCTTGTGGCGTGTGCGACCGGAAATTCTCGTCGGGCTCCACACTCGCCTGCCACGCGCGTGTGCACACCGGGGAGAAACCCTACAGCTGCTCCATCTGCGGGAAAAG GTTCGCTCGAACAGATTTCAAGGCTCACTTCCGGCTCCACACCGGCGAGCGACCCCACGCCTGCTGCGCCTGCCCCAAGCAGTTCGTAA
- the LOC112043910 gene encoding kelch-like protein 10, which produces MENDPSNTTAGRETGRCMSVAAMQALHRLRECRLLCDAIVRADDGAAFPVHRAILSACSPYFLALFTTTLHSREQSDVVISGVRSEILLLLIEYAYLRRIEVSDTNVHELLMTADYLAFLGVLQLCCDHLRASLSPKNCLGIMTFARRVFCYKLESESRRYLLRYFVTVATQSDEFIHLPIDELNGIILEDELNVKSEEVVWEAVLRWVNYDPDIRWHHTVKLMGSIRLGLLDTQFFLENVKDHPYVTGNEGSRPIIIETLKFLYDLEMIAQRDGEVATPEIARPRVPHEVLFAIGGWSGGSPTAFIETYDTRADRWIKVEEVDPAGPRAYHGTAVLGYCIYVIGGFDGMDYFNSCRRFDAVTKSWREVAPMNARRCYVSVAVLGETIYAMGGYDGHHRQNTAERFNHRTNQWSLVAPMNAQRSDASAASLDNKIYITGGFNGQECMNSVEMYDPDTNQWTNLAPMRSRRSGVSCIAYHNKIYVIGGFNGISRMCSGEVYDPNTNTWSPVPDMYNPRSNFAIEVIDDMIFAIGGFNGVTTIYHVECYDERTNEWYEATDMNIYRSALSACVIMGLPNVYDYIHKHRERLMEEKRQKILLSETARHGQHRTALPDVHLMEDNDDMLEQLGLMEHQPNNIPIPPPPPPPQQPMEQD; this is translated from the exons atggaaaatgaCCCGAGTAACACA ACGGCGGGTCGCGAGACTGGGCGTTGCATGTCGGTGGCAGCCATGCAGGCACTGCACCGGCTGCGCGAGTGTCGCCTACTGTGCGACGCCATCGTGCGCGCGGACGACGGCGCCGCCTTCCCCGTGCACCGCGCCATACTGTCAGCCTGTAGCCCCTACTTTCT GGCATTGTTCACAACAACGTTACACTCTCGAGAACAGAGCGACGTGGTGATATCGGGAGTCCGCTCGGAGATTCTCCTGTTGCTCATCGAGTACGCATACCTGCGCCGCATAGAGGTCTCTGACACCAATGTGCACGAGCTGCTGATGACGGCGGACTATTTGGCGTTCCTCGGGGTGCTGCAGCTCTGTTGCGACCATCTCAGGGCCTCGCTGAGCCCGAAAAACTGTCTTGGTATTATGACGTTTGCTAG ACGAGTATTTTGCTATAAGTTGGAGTCTGAATCGCGAAGGTATTTGCTGCGATACTTTGTGACAGTGGCGACGCAGAGTGATGAGTTCATCCATCTCCCAATCGATGAGCTCAACGGCATCATACTAGAGGATGAGTTGAACGTCAAAAGCGAAGAAGTAGTGTGGGAAGCTGTTTTGCGTTGGGTGAATTATGATCCTGACATACGTTGGCATCACACAGTGAAACTCATGGGCAGCATACGGCTCGGATTACTTGATACTCAA TTTTTCTTGGAAAACGTCAAGGATCATCCATACGTGACGGGAAATGAGGGCTCGCGTCCGATCATCATCGAAACGCTGAAGTTTCTCTACGACTTGGAGATGATCGCCCAGAGAGATGGGGAGGTGGCTACGCCGGAGATCGCGCGACCAAGAGTTCCACATGag GTTTTGTTTGCAATTGGCGGATGGAGCGGTGGCTCGCCCACTGCGTTCATTGAGACGTATGATACACGAGCAGACCGATGGATTAAG GTGGAGGAGGTAGACCCAGCGGGACCGCGAGCCTACCACGGCACCGCAGTGCTGGGCTACTGTATCTACGTCATCGGTGGCTTCGACGGCATGGACTACTTCAACTCTTGCCGCCGCTTCGATGCCGTCACTAAGTCTTGGCGAGAG GTGGCGCCGATGAACGCGCGGCGGTGCTACGTATCCGTAGCGGTGCTGGGGGAGACTATCTACGCGATGGGCGGCTACGACGGCCACCACCGCCAGAACACGGCCGAGCGGTTCAACCACCGCACCAACCAGTGGTCGCTGGTCGCGCCCATGAACGCCCAGAGATCCGACGCTAGTGCCGCTTCGCTGGACA ACAAAATCTACATAACGGGCGGCTTCAACGGCCAGGAGTGCATGAACAGCGTGGAAATGTACGACCCGGACACGAACCAGTGGACCAACCTGGCTCCGATGCGCTCGCGCAGGTCCGGCGTCTCGTGTATCGCTTACCACAACAAG ATCTACGTGATCGGTGGTTTCAATGGCATATCGAGGATGTGCAGCGGCGAGGTGTACGACCCCAACACGAACACGTGGTCGCCTGTCCCGGACATGTACAACCCGAGGAGCAATTTCGCCATAGAAGTCATCGACGATATGATCTTCGCCATCGGCGGCTTCAACGGCGTCACCACCATCTACCATGTGGAGTGCTACGACGAAAGGACCAACGAATg GTACGAAGCCACTGACATGAACATCTATCGTTCGGCGCTGTCCGCCTGCGTCATAATGGGCCTGCCCAACGTATACGACTACATCCACAAGCATCGCGAGCGACTGATGGAGGAGAAGCGGCAGAAGATCTTGCTGTCGGAGACAGCGCGCCACGGGCAGCATCGCACTGCTCTTCCCGAT GTTCATTTGATGGAGGATAACGATGATATGCTGGAACAGCTGGGCTTGATGGAACACCAGCCTAACAACATCCCCATCcctccgccgccgccgccgccgcagcaACCCATGGAGCAAGACTGA
- the LOC112043914 gene encoding mitochondrial basic amino acids transporter-like, giving the protein MALDFIAGCIGGCAGIIAGHPLDTLKVHVQSGRGSALECTKALLKGGTLSTAYRGIGAPLGGIAAINAMVFGAYGNTRRALSNSNSLSSHALAGGVAGLLQSFACAPVELIKTRQQLAKPSEGLPSGAWAGARHILRSGGFRALFRGLGITMLRDTPAFAIYFTSYEAMTRGDLSVVKVFTAGGVAGTLSWVLLYPVDVVKSRFQGDAIGRYTGAWDCFVKSVQMDGWRCMSRGIGAVTLRAFISNGACFTAVAWTERAWQRILSSEPVASPILQAATISETVRCDHSEYKYDL; this is encoded by the exons atggctCTGGACTTTATTGCGGGCTGCATTGGAG GTTGTGCCGGAATAATAGCTGGTCATCCGTTAGACACTTTGAAAGTTCACGTTCAATCCGGCCGAGGTAGTGCGTTGGAGTGTACTAAAGCTCTATTGAAAGGAGGAACATTGTCAACCGCATATCGAGGAATAGGTGCTCCTCTAGGAGGAATCGCAGCAATAAATGCGATGGTGTTCGGCGCATATGGGAATACGAGAAGAGCGCTTTCCAACTCGAACTCACTAAGCAGCCACGCTTTAGCAGGCGGAGTCGCTGGCCTGCTTCAGAGCTTCGCGTGTGCACCCGTCGAGCTCATCAAAACGAGGCAGCAGCTAGCTAAGCCGTCAGAAGGGTTGCCTTCCGGAGCGTGGGCAGGAGCTCGACATATTCTGCGCTCTGGTGGATTTCGAGCTCTGTTTCGCGGTTTGGGGATCACGATGCTCCGCGACACTCCAGCCTTCGCTATTTATTTCACATCATACGAAGCGATGACGCGCGGAGATCTGTCTGTTGTGAAAGTGTTCACAGCCGGCGGCGTTGCCGGGACGCTGTCTTGGGTACTTTTGTACCCAGTGGATGTTGTTAAATCTAGGTTTCAGGGTGACGCTATCGGTCGGTACACAGGCGCCTGGGACTGCTTCGTCAAGTCGGTACAAATGGATGGATGGCGTTGTATGAGTAGGGGCATAGGTGCTGTGACTTTGCGTGCGTTTATCAGTAATGGGGCGTGTTTCACGGCTGTGGCGTGGACTGAGCGTGCCTGGCAACGGATCCTGTCGTCAGAACCCGTGGCATCTCCGATACTTCAGGCAGCAACGATTAGTGAGACTGTGCGATGTGATCATTCTGAATATAAGTACgacttataa
- the LOC112043909 gene encoding zinc finger protein OZF isoform X4, whose product MSTKKRQRKPRPEDYSNVCRICLFADHDMISLMTSFGTNIVADVFYSITGVQVLREETLPLSVCIRCHDKLMDFYKFKVKCLESDTILRGKVGDVVRKVKSIRIARINQTYNVVKSRDTDDDDGDEEPEYPPKLSKRALQHLEQDLYLSDDSDNKAPKKLLVQKQYHCISCPKKFKQLQTLRIHSLLCGGSTTMIKCTICPQKFESEYDLKLHSAIHVKGKEWKCIECEKEFTDRPRFRRHIRRHMEMMRRFPCQVCGKSFTENSALQRHARVHTGESKEKSLQCKLCDKKCSDRNQMTEHLARHTGARPLKCNDCDKKFPSMRLLASHRRVHNDYMPYECGFCDKRFREKSTRDTHHRTHTGERPYVCSVCGKSFIQSSNLKLHMRTHTGEKPYSCGVCDRKFSSGSTLACHARVHTGEKPYSCSICGKRRKTFPLYLVPREI is encoded by the exons ATGTCTACAAAAAAACGCCAAAGGAAGCCCAGACCTGAAGATTATAGTAATGTTTGTCGAATTTGCTTATTTGCTGATCACGACATGATATCCCTGATGACCAGCTTTGGGACTAACATAGTAGCAGACGTCTTTTATTCTATCACAGGTGTCCAG gtGCTCCGAGAAGAAACACTCCCACTGTCTGTATGTATACGCTGCCATGACAAGCTTATGGATTTCTATAAATTTAAAGTGAAATGTTTAGAATCTGACACAATTCTACGAGGTAAAGTAGGCGATGTTGTTAGAAAAGTTAAAAG TATAAGAATAGCCAGAATAAATCAAACATATAATGTTGTGAAATCACgtgatactgatgatgatgatggagacgAAGAACCTGAGTATCCACCTAAACTTTCAAAACGAG CCCTGCAACATTTAGAACAAGATTTATATTTATCAGATGATTCAGATAACAAAGCGCCTAAAAAATTATTAGTACAGAAACAATATCATTGCATCTCCTGCCCAAAG aaattcaaaCAATTACAGACATTGAGAATACATTCTTTATTATGCGGTGGTAGTACAACAATGATCAAGTGTACTATATGCCCACAAAAGTTTGAATCAGAATATGACCTGAAGTTACATTCTGCAATACATGTGAAAGGAAAGGAATGGAAATGTATTGAATGCGAAAAGGAATTTacag ATCGGCCACGCTTCCGCCGCCACATCCGGCGGCACATGGAGATGATGCGGCGCTTCCCGTGCCAGGTGTGCGGCAAGTCGTTCACGGAGAACAGCGCGCTGCAGCGACACGCGCGCGTGCACACCGGCGAGAGCAAGGAGAAGAGTCTCCAGTGCAAGCTGTGCGACAAGAA ATGCAGTGACAGAAATCAGATGACCGAGCACCTTGCACGGCACACCGGCGCCCGTCCGCTCAAGTGTAACGATTGCGACAAGAAGTTCCCGTCGATGCGTCTGCTGGCGTCCCACAGGCGCGTGCACAACGATTACATGCCATACGAGTGCGGGTTCTGCGACAAGCG GTTCCGCGAGAAGTCGACGCGCGACACGCACCACCGCACTCACACAGGCGAGCGCCCCTACGTGTGCTCGGTGTGCGGGAAGTCCTTCATCCAGAGCTCCAACCTCAAGCTCCACATGCgcactcacactg GGGAAAAGCCATACTCTTGTGGCGTGTGCGACCGGAAATTCTCGTCGGGCTCCACACTCGCCTGCCACGCGCGTGTGCACACCGGGGAGAAACCCTACAGCTGCTCCATCTGCGGGAAAAG GCGAAAAACCTTTCCGCTGTACCTTGTGCCcagagaaatataa